The Mauremys mutica isolate MM-2020 ecotype Southern chromosome 1, ASM2049712v1, whole genome shotgun sequence genome has a segment encoding these proteins:
- the RESF1 gene encoding LOW QUALITY PROTEIN: retroelement silencing factor 1 (The sequence of the model RefSeq protein was modified relative to this genomic sequence to represent the inferred CDS: deleted 2 bases in 1 codon) — MWPIRLEHFHTGTVGMKSQQLPLRQSSLEERNDKNITNTGSEGLDKTQNSHWINQGNSASSSVLIAYQDKLPVHLNNLERTSVLGPKNAPAAGPTRETMKCTENTLGFTKLSSSDRVLPENTSVSTGEASLLHSVLNSMNILQEKKSGALANKMSSLLQNEKTASTLTLSGGSSLANKREVKGAVETVQCSISACPELDQHTKGVCSQPTENSKMLNNEKILSTSHINPLASETAELGVTNGVAENTSPPVATGNSFSKMNSCTTSMEELAACLALWRKCPSESVDVQYSQSNKSIESNLISSSYEGFHDQSTCRILENNQTAVTKGDLNKVTISTNETTLSSTTPSVGQKHDTLGSNLIKGFEPQVAVVSPLILSKERTLSEHQEKNTFSAEIYPLFEGGSVCSLQEEKQEDVSVVGNTNKGIVETTYLLSNTCIPIQKVDSDMQYTKSANGNKIVKDAVNSNYSYDVNKRKADQFAQEVKKTNMQLSLQNKTSLPKTSTNGSSLVSQDDLTKNKDCEDFVEPGGATTIVSEDDMLQISSVCSLVESDASYNSQIANMFSSVPLMHLEKNDALLEENISNTKHKEQQLDTCKGESEMKTNMLEGESFLPLQKPVSKAVSTTKPLGVPSLEMFPCATNQYNKRIFDDVNVSSLEEEKNEDTSKTVCSSGQKIVQNIVSGNGENVVDVNQELIRNKQDLSFKVIGETDVYSTAKEENTQEHIFNEGENTVDNGISGNRAVPVTFLNDQLTELLKEFPYGIEGVDVLMKELTKNEVSVIEPTENQVEKGTQAYSKSCDPKDPINQIKITILNSEQMKELFPEHSHQSCNKVMVENTENQQLEISSSERETLESQIQPDQNLGMEREKNTQETAAPKRDKKFTYCCLMGWLAAVYAVPACSCKSQEDAASEKQDGGNQCSESENTGFKGRQETTSRTGLITKTNCAVGNNLQLPVKLHDTSKNLPTLDKDRKYAQNSTINKDIKLNNAQNSTINKDIKLNKSAKAHQEIIRPFHSSEKRETDQFKRMNGQRSRELQLHVLTPSSEKEVWTSETDSQKCTRQEFASGKVHHTNVEHLIISTKKKEKVCKMESFEKDQTQTEGLAMKSKTHVHNSKISETIEVKQTKIYEEHKYKKLEQSAGEAHRVKRHNYTFSKNGQIKEKTKLPTEIKHKSDNHHGATRKSPNASSRKYEYSQHKSINILPSQERLYRQKRKENVIGERDSKKSKLDSERIKYETNTFKRAGYNKQSTDVAYFEKSATSKEENVWKYKNLFLANHNYIPKPKKKKGRPSKKSKTYFSGKEKDLDVQNREKQSEKNRKTSRLNISLKREQQKNYLNRVAFIRTAQESICLTKLDTTPAKPIWHIKSNKVPEPSQDWKTDSSPSEEDKLHRPQMLEFKLCPEILFRNTASDGESLDIAHSSERDTSLVAGVKSKKEDWLNYIPMKQRKTEGTAQVDDDIPLDAAIQILEGNEALHVPVKDSKTMFQTYRKMYLAKRSRSLDSSCSK, encoded by the exons ATGTGGCCAATCAGACTGGAACATTTTCACACT GGTACAGTGGGAATGAAGAGTCAACAACTGCCGCTTCGTCAGTCTTCACTTGAAGAAAGAAATGACAAAAACATTACCAACACTGGCAGTGAAGGATTAGATAAGACTCAGAATAGTCATTGGATTAACCAAGGAAATTCTGCTTCAAGCTCTGTTTTGATTGCCTATCAGGATAAACTCCCAGTTCATTTAAATAATCTTGAGAGAACTTCAGTATTAGGCCCAAAGAATGCACCAGCTGCAGGTCCTACTCGAGAGACCATGAAATGCACTGAAAACACTTTGGGTTTTACCAAACTTAGTAGCTCTGACAGAGTCCTACCAGAAAATACATCAGTTAGCACTGGGGAAGCCTCACTTCTCCACTCTGTTCTAAATAGTATGAATATTTTGCAAGAAAAAAAGTCTGGTGCTCTTGCTAATAAAATGTCTAGCCTCCTTCAGAATGAAAAAACAGCTTCCACTTTAACACTGTCAGGAGGAAGTTCACTGGCCAACAAAAGAGAAGTAAAAGGTGCTGTAGAGACAGTGCAGTGTTCAATATCAGCATGTCCTGAATTGGATCAGCACACTAAAGGCGTTTGTTCTCAGCCAACGGAGAACAGCAAAATGTTGAACAACGAGAAGATACTCAGTACTTCTCACATAAATCCTCTTGcttcagaaacagctgaactagGTGTAACTAATGGTGTAGCTGAGAATACATCACCACCAGTTGCTACTGGAAACtcattttctaaaatgaacagctGTACTACTTCTATGGAAGAGCTAGCGGCATGTCTTGCTTTGTGGAGAAAGTGTCCTTCAGAATCTGTGGATGTTCAATATAGTCAGTCAAAtaaaagcatagaatcaaatctGATTTCATCATCTTATGAAGGATTTCATGATCAGAGTACATGTCGTATCTTGGAAAACAACCAAACTGCAGTAACTAAAGGTGACCTAAATAAAGTTACAATAAGTACAAATGAAACAACTCTGTCTTCTACAACTCCTTCTGTTGGGCAAAAACATGATACATTGGGTTCCAACTTGATCAAGGGTTTTGAACCCCAAGTTGCTGTAGTTTCTCCTTTAATACTTTCTAAAGAGAGAACTTTAAGTGAACatcaagaaaaaaatacattttctgcTGAAATTTATCCATTGTTTGAAGGAGGTAGTGTATGTAGTCTACAAGAAGAGAAACAAGAAGATGTTTCAGTAGTGGGAAATACCAATAAAGGGATAGTGGAAACTACTTACTTACTATCCAATACATGTATTCCAATACAGAAAGTGGATTCAGATATGCAGTACACCAAATCAGCTAATGGAAACAAAATAGTAAAAGATGCTGTAAATTCAAACTACTCATATGATGTAAACAAAAGGAAAGCTGATCAGTTTGCACAAGAAGTGAAAAAAACTAACATgcagctcagtttacaaaacaAAACTTCTTTGCCCAAAACAAGCACAAATGGTTCTAGTCTAGTGTCTCAAGATGATCTAACAAAGAATAAAGATTGTGAGGACTTTGTAGAACCAGGGGGCGCTACCACGATTGTATCAGAGGATGACATGTTACAGATTTCCAGTGTATGTTCACTTGTTGAAAGTGATGCATCTTATAATTCACAAATAGCCAATATGTTCAGTTCTGTCCCTTTGATGCATTTAGAGAAAAATGATGCCTTGTTAGAAGAAAATATCTCTAATACAAAGCATAAAGAACAACAATTGGACACTTGTAAAGGAGaatctgaaatgaaaacaaatatgtTAGAGGGTGAGAGTTTTCTGCCATTGCAAAAACCTGTGTCTAAAGCAGTTTCCACAACAAAGCCATTAGGAGTACCAAGTTTAGAGATGTTTCCATGTGCTACAAATCAGTATAATAAAAGGATTTTTGATGATGTAAATGTAAGCAGtttggaggaagaaaaaaatgaagacaCTTCTAAAACTGTTTGTAGCTCGGGACAAAAAATAGTGCAAAATATAGTTTCCGGGAATGGAGAAAATGTTGTTGATGTTAACCAGGAGTTGATCAGAAACAAACAAGACCTATCATTTAAGGTAATCGGTGAAACAGATGTCTATTCTActgcaaaggaagaaaatacacaaGAACATATATTCAATGAAGGGGAAAATACAGTGGACAATGGGATTAGTGGTAATAGAGCCGTACCTGTAACCTTTCTAAATGATCAGCTGACTGAACTTTTAAAAGAGTTTCCTTATGGGATTGAAGGTGTAGACGTACTGATGAAAGAGCTGACTAAAAATGAAGTTTCTGTGATTGAGCCAACAGAGAATCAAGTTGAAAAAGGAACTCAAGCTTATAGCAAAAGCTGTGATCCTAAGGATCCAATAAaccaaataaaaatcacaatacTAAATTCAGAACAAATGAAAGAACTGTTCCCTGAACATAGTCACCAATCCTGTAACAAAGTCATGGTGGAAAACACTGAAAATCAACAACTGGAAATCAGTTcatcagagagagagactttagAAAGCCAAATCCAGCCTGATCAGAATCTAGGCATGGAGAGGGAAAAGAACACGCAGGAAACCGCAGCCCCAAAACGAGATAAAAAATTTACGTATTGTTGTTTAATGGGTTGGCTAGCTGCAGTTTATGCAGTGCCAGCGTGCTCATGCAAATCTCAAGAGGATGCTGCTTCGGAGAAACAGGATGGTGGCAATCAGTGTTCAGAATCTGAAAACACTGGCTTTAAAGGGAGACAGGAAACAACGAGTAGAACTGGTCTCATAACAAAGACTAACTGTGCAGTGGGAAACAACCTGCAGCTTCCTGTCAAATTACATGATACAAGCAAAAATCTTCCCACATTAGACAAAGATAGAAAATATGCCCAAAACTCTACAATAAACAAAGATATTAAGCTAAACAATGCCCAAAACTCTACAATAAACAAAGATATTAAGCTAAACAAATCAGCTAAAGCACACCAAGAAATAATCAGACCTTTTCATTCTTCTGAGAAAAGAGAAACTGATCAATTCAAAAGAATGAATGGCCAGCGGAGCAGAGAGTTGCAACTCCATGTATTGACTCCCTCTTCGGAGAAAGAAGTTTGGACTAGTGAAACAGATTCTCAGAAATGCACGAGGCAGGAATTTGCTTCAGGAAAGGTCCATCATACAAATGTAGAACACTTGATAATATcaactaaaaaaaaagaaaaagtctgTAAGATGGAATCCTTTGAAAAAGATCAAACACAAACAGAAGGGTTGGCCATGAAATCCAAGACAcatgtccacaattcaaaaatTTCAGAAACCATTGAGGTCAAACAAACTAAAATATATGAAGAACATAAATATAAAAAACTTGAACAGAGTGCAGGTGAAGCACACAGAGTTAAGAGACATAATTACACATTTAGCAAGAATGGACAAATTAAAGAGAAGACAAAATTGCCAACGGAAATAAAACATAAGTCAGATAATCATCATGGAGCCACAAGAAAATCCCCAAATGCAAGCTCAAGAAAGTATGAATATTCTCAGCATAAATCTATAAATATCCTACCTTCACAGGAACGTTTATATAGACAAAAACGGAAAGAAAACGTGATTGGGGAGAGAGACTccaaaaaatcaaaattggataGTGAAAGAATCAAATATGAAACGAACACTTTCAAACGTGCAGGATATAATAAACAAAGTACTGATGTGGCATATTTTGAGAAATCTGCAACATCGAAAGAAGAAAATGTCTGGAAATATAAAAACTTATTCTTAGCAAATCATAATTATATCCCCaaaccaaagaaaaaaaaagggcgcCCTTCTAAAAAGTCTAAAACCTACTTTTCTGGCAAAGAGAAAGACCTGGATGTTCAGAATAGAGAGAAACAGTCTGAAAAAAATCGAAAAACTAGTAGACTGAACATTTCTCTTAAAAGGGAACAACAGAAAAACTATCTGAATAGAGTTGCGTTTATACGTACTGCCCAAGAAAGCATTTGTCTGACAAAACTAGACACAACACCTGCCAAACCCATATGGCATATAAAATCTAATAAAGTTccagagcccagccaggactGGAAAACTGATAGCTCACCTTCAGAAGAGGATAAACTACACAGACCACAAATGCTTGAGTTTAAATTGTGTCCAGAGATACTCTTCAGAAATACAGCCAGTGATGGAGAGAGTTTGGATATTGCACACTCCTCTGAAAGAGACACATCCCTTGTGGCAG